One window of Deltaproteobacteria bacterium genomic DNA carries:
- a CDS encoding aspartate kinase encodes MALVVQKYGGTSVGSIERIRNVARRVVETRKAGNDVVVVVSAMAGETDRLISLVRRCSHDPPGREYDTVVSTGEQVTIGLLAMAVEELGTPAVSLLGFQVPVRTDGRHGSARIEEIEDGRIRRELGAGRVVVVAGFQGIDGRGDITTLGRGGSDTTAVALAAALSADLCEIYTDVEGVYTTDPAICPHARKLKKISYDEMLEMASMGAKVLQTRSVEFSKKYDVPIMVRSSFSDAPGTLVCKEDEEMEKVVVSGVTYNRNEAKISVLRVPDKPGIAARLFEPLTEKGINVDMIVQNISHDGFTDMTFTVTKDDYKRAFEHVKGIAAGLGARDVVGDPDIAKISIVGAGMRSHAGVASRMFAALAAENINIQMISTSEIKISCVIDSKYTELAVRILHDAFELGRDDVEEELP; translated from the coding sequence GTGGCGCTGGTGGTCCAGAAGTACGGCGGCACCTCCGTGGGCTCCATAGAGCGTATCCGGAACGTTGCGCGCCGGGTGGTCGAGACCCGCAAGGCCGGAAACGACGTGGTCGTCGTCGTCTCGGCCATGGCGGGCGAGACGGACAGGCTCATCTCGCTCGTGCGCCGGTGCTCGCATGACCCGCCGGGCCGGGAGTACGACACGGTGGTCTCCACGGGCGAGCAGGTGACGATAGGGCTTCTCGCCATGGCCGTGGAGGAGCTGGGGACGCCGGCGGTGAGCCTGCTGGGCTTTCAGGTGCCGGTGCGCACCGACGGCCGCCACGGCTCGGCCCGCATCGAGGAGATAGAAGACGGCCGCATAAGAAGAGAGCTCGGGGCCGGCAGGGTCGTCGTCGTCGCGGGCTTCCAGGGCATAGACGGGCGCGGCGACATAACCACGCTCGGCCGCGGCGGCTCGGACACCACCGCCGTGGCCCTGGCGGCGGCCCTGAGCGCCGACCTCTGCGAGATATACACCGACGTGGAGGGCGTCTATACCACCGATCCCGCCATCTGTCCCCATGCGCGCAAGCTCAAGAAGATATCGTACGACGAAATGCTCGAGATGGCGAGCATGGGCGCAAAGGTCCTTCAGACCCGCTCGGTCGAGTTCTCGAAGAAGTACGACGTGCCCATCATGGTGCGCTCCTCCTTCTCCGACGCGCCGGGCACGCTCGTATGCAAGGAGGATGAGGAGATGGAGAAGGTCGTTGTCTCTGGCGTGACCTACAACCGCAACGAGGCCAAGATTTCGGTGCTCCGCGTGCCCGACAAGCCCGGCATCGCCGCAAGGCTCTTCGAGCCGCTCACCGAGAAGGGCATAAACGTGGACATGATAGTCCAGAACATAAGTCACGACGGCTTCACGGACATGACCTTCACCGTGACCAAGGACGACTACAAAAGGGCCTTCGAGCACGTGAAGGGCATCGCCGCCGGACTGGGCGCGCGGGACGTGGTCGGCGACCCCGACATAGCCAAGATATCCATCGTCGGCGCCGGCATGAGAAGCCATGCCGGCGTGGCCTCGCGCATGTTCGCCGCCCTGGCCGCGGAGAACATAAACATCCAGATGATATCGACGTCGGAGATAAAGATATCCTGCGTCATAGACTCGAAGTACACGGAACTGGCCGTGAGGATCCTCCACGACGCCTTCGAACTGGGAAGAGACGACGTGGAAGAGGAACTGCCCTGA
- the lpdA gene encoding dihydrolipoyl dehydrogenase, giving the protein MREFDIVVIGGGPGGYVAAIRGAQMGAKTAVVERDRVGGTCLNRGCIPTKALYYSARTLTAVKKAQRFGVSVAEASFDMAVAVDRKDEVVKRLVGGVEQLLKGNGVELLRGNGRLDGAGKVVVERDGATETLLAKNVIIATGSEPAEIAAFNMDRENVLTSTEMLDIRKVPESLLVIGAGVMGCEFATIFAKFGSRVTMVELLPAILSTEDRQVVRTVMKSFKAMGVEVLTGVGVEEVEVRDGSVRTVVSGGREITTEKVLVSIGRRFNSGGLGLETAGVETERGRIKVNERMETNVPGIYAIGDVTGGMLLAHTASAEGGVAAANAMGGSAAMSYDAVPAGIFTDPEIASVGLREKTAAEQGMDVKVGRFPYAACGKALAMDETEGFVQVVADPGTDRVLGCTIVGAHATDLIGEVALAVRSGAKVRDITGTIHAHPTLPEVVLEAAEDVHGLAVHKVGRRR; this is encoded by the coding sequence ATGAGGGAGTTCGACATCGTTGTCATAGGCGGGGGGCCCGGCGGCTACGTGGCCGCCATAAGGGGCGCTCAGATGGGGGCGAAGACGGCCGTCGTCGAGAGGGACAGGGTCGGCGGAACCTGTCTCAACCGCGGCTGCATACCTACGAAGGCCCTCTACTACTCGGCCAGGACCCTGACGGCCGTGAAAAAGGCCCAACGCTTCGGAGTGAGTGTGGCAGAGGCGTCCTTCGATATGGCCGTGGCCGTTGACCGCAAGGACGAGGTGGTGAAGAGACTCGTCGGAGGCGTGGAGCAGCTTCTCAAGGGCAACGGTGTGGAACTCCTGCGCGGCAACGGACGCCTCGACGGCGCCGGGAAGGTGGTCGTCGAGCGCGACGGCGCCACGGAGACGCTGCTTGCGAAGAACGTCATCATAGCCACCGGCTCCGAGCCCGCCGAGATAGCGGCCTTCAACATGGACCGCGAAAACGTCCTCACCTCCACCGAGATGCTCGACATCAGGAAGGTCCCGGAGAGCCTGCTCGTAATCGGAGCCGGTGTCATGGGCTGCGAGTTCGCCACCATCTTCGCCAAGTTCGGAAGCCGCGTGACCATGGTCGAGCTCCTGCCCGCCATCCTCTCCACCGAGGACAGGCAGGTCGTTCGCACCGTCATGAAGAGTTTCAAGGCCATGGGCGTGGAGGTGCTCACCGGTGTCGGCGTGGAGGAGGTGGAGGTCCGCGACGGCTCGGTCAGGACCGTCGTCTCCGGCGGCCGCGAGATAACGACCGAGAAGGTGCTCGTCTCCATAGGCCGCCGCTTCAACTCCGGGGGGCTCGGACTCGAGACGGCGGGCGTTGAGACCGAGCGGGGCCGCATAAAGGTCAACGAGCGCATGGAGACGAACGTCCCCGGCATATACGCCATCGGCGACGTGACGGGCGGGATGCTCCTTGCCCACACGGCGAGCGCCGAGGGCGGGGTGGCCGCCGCCAACGCCATGGGCGGGTCCGCGGCCATGAGCTACGACGCCGTGCCCGCCGGCATATTCACCGACCCCGAGATAGCGAGCGTGGGGCTGCGCGAGAAGACGGCGGCCGAGCAGGGCATGGACGTGAAGGTCGGCCGCTTCCCCTACGCCGCCTGCGGCAAGGCCCTGGCCATGGACGAGACCGAAGGCTTCGTGCAGGTCGTGGCCGACCCAGGCACCGATCGCGTACTGGGCTGCACCATAGTGGGCGCCCACGCCACCGACCTCATAGGCGAGGTGGCCCTTGCCGTGAGAAGCGGCGCGAAGGTGAGGGACATAACCGGCACCATCCACGCCCATCCCACGCTGCCGGAGGTCGTGCTCGAGGCGGCCGAGGACGTGCACGGCCTGGCCGTCCACAAGGTGGGCAGGAGGAGGTAG
- the tsaE gene encoding tRNA (adenosine(37)-N6)-threonylcarbamoyltransferase complex ATPase subunit type 1 TsaE — translation MTLRHGVHTTEGPEQTERLGAGLAGELGPGDVVALCGELGSGKTCFVRGVARGLGFDGYVKSPSFTIVNIYEGGRVPIYHVDLYRVADAGELPDLGLDDCLYGEGVTLVEWADRFPEIVPDEALVVKISRIGTGRRRIEIARRGPGTGTGADRLENTEGR, via the coding sequence GTGACCCTTAGACACGGCGTCCATACCACCGAGGGCCCGGAGCAGACCGAGCGCCTCGGCGCCGGGCTCGCCGGGGAACTGGGGCCGGGAGACGTGGTGGCGCTCTGCGGAGAGCTCGGAAGCGGAAAGACCTGTTTCGTCCGGGGGGTGGCCAGGGGGCTCGGCTTCGATGGATACGTCAAGAGCCCGAGCTTCACCATCGTAAACATCTACGAGGGCGGCAGAGTGCCGATCTACCACGTGGATCTCTACAGGGTGGCGGACGCCGGCGAGCTCCCCGACCTGGGGCTCGACGACTGCCTCTACGGAGAGGGCGTGACGCTTGTGGAGTGGGCCGACAGGTTTCCGGAGATCGTGCCCGACGAGGCCCTGGTGGTGAAGATAAGCCGCATCGGGACGGGACGCAGGCGGATCGAGATCGCCCGGCGCGGGCCGGGGACGGGCACGGGGGCGGACCGCCTTGAAAATACCGAGGGGAGGTAA
- a CDS encoding NAD(P)H-hydrate dehydratase has protein sequence MRLVDARTMKEMDRRAMETYGVSGLQLMENAGRGVADVAVSMLDGGRGPVAVVAGKGNNGGDGFVAARHLCNRGVSAVVFSLASIDEIKGDAGRNARSWVRMGGEVHLVRTTEELKRHFSPLMMSTLIIDAVLGTGLSSPVEGFYGEVIDLINGLDKPVLSVDVPSGLCASTGRVLGRAVSADVTATMALPKTGLYVYPGRAHAGRIEVVDIGAPRAVLEEGEAEFELVDEDFVWKVLRPRGADSHKGTYGHLLVAAGSPGKGGAAYMSAAAAMRAGAGLVTLAVPESIAQAMEAKTTEVMTCALAAGADGAFCKASADGARALLEGKSALAVGPGIGASDATASFVSALLREARCPVVVDADGLNVLAGRLDGLKEVEARLVLTPHPGEAARLLGTTAAGVQDHRLASARRLADLTGAVVVLKGAGTVVAAASGKVYVNPTGSAALASAGTGDILTGIIGALLAQGAAPAAAAAAGAYIHGLAAQRLASRGYEAGLVATDLLEALPPLLSELSRSRDP, from the coding sequence ATGAGACTCGTCGATGCAAGGACCATGAAGGAGATGGACCGCAGGGCCATGGAGACCTACGGCGTGAGCGGGCTGCAGCTCATGGAGAACGCCGGCCGCGGGGTGGCCGATGTGGCCGTCTCCATGCTCGACGGCGGGAGGGGGCCCGTGGCGGTCGTCGCCGGCAAGGGCAACAACGGTGGAGACGGCTTCGTGGCGGCCCGTCACCTCTGCAACCGCGGCGTCTCGGCCGTCGTCTTCTCCCTCGCCTCCATCGACGAGATAAAAGGCGATGCCGGCCGCAACGCCCGTAGCTGGGTGAGGATGGGCGGCGAAGTCCATCTGGTGCGCACGACCGAAGAGCTGAAGCGCCACTTCTCGCCGCTCATGATGAGCACGCTCATAATCGACGCCGTCCTCGGCACCGGCCTTTCAAGTCCCGTCGAGGGTTTTTACGGCGAGGTCATCGACCTCATAAACGGCCTCGACAAGCCCGTGCTCTCGGTGGACGTGCCCTCCGGGCTGTGCGCCTCGACGGGCCGTGTGCTGGGCCGGGCCGTGAGCGCCGACGTGACGGCCACCATGGCCCTTCCCAAGACGGGCCTCTACGTCTATCCCGGACGCGCCCATGCGGGCCGCATCGAGGTCGTCGACATCGGGGCTCCGCGGGCCGTGCTCGAGGAGGGGGAGGCCGAATTCGAACTCGTGGACGAGGACTTCGTATGGAAGGTCCTGAGACCCCGCGGGGCCGACTCCCACAAGGGCACCTACGGCCACCTGCTCGTTGCGGCCGGCTCGCCGGGCAAGGGAGGGGCGGCGTACATGAGCGCGGCTGCGGCCATGCGCGCCGGAGCGGGCCTGGTGACGCTGGCCGTGCCCGAGAGCATCGCCCAGGCCATGGAGGCGAAGACGACCGAGGTCATGACCTGCGCCCTCGCAGCCGGCGCCGACGGCGCCTTCTGCAAGGCGTCGGCGGACGGCGCGAGGGCCCTGCTCGAAGGCAAGTCGGCGCTCGCCGTAGGCCCCGGCATCGGCGCTTCCGACGCCACGGCCTCTTTCGTCTCCGCGCTGCTCCGCGAGGCGCGCTGCCCGGTGGTAGTCGACGCCGACGGCCTCAACGTGCTGGCCGGCAGGCTCGACGGTCTAAAGGAGGTGGAGGCCCGGCTCGTGCTCACGCCCCATCCCGGCGAGGCCGCGAGGCTGCTCGGAACCACGGCCGCCGGGGTCCAGGACCACAGGCTCGCTTCGGCCCGCAGGCTCGCGGACCTGACCGGCGCGGTCGTGGTGCTCAAGGGCGCCGGCACCGTCGTGGCCGCCGCTTCGGGAAAGGTCTACGTCAATCCCACGGGCAGCGCGGCCCTCGCCTCGGCCGGCACGGGCGACATACTGACGGGCATAATCGGCGCGCTGCTCGCCCAGGGGGCCGCGCCGGCAGCGGCGGCCGCCGCCGGCGCCTACATCCACGGCCTGGCGGCGCAGAGGCTCGCCAGCCGGGGCTACGAGGCCGGCCTGGTGGCTACCGACCTCCTGGAGGCGCTCCCGCCGCTTCTGAGCGAGCTTTCGAGGTCCCGTGACCCTTAG
- a CDS encoding 4'-phosphopantetheinyl transferase superfamily protein, producing the protein MEIVGIGMEMVDIGRFEAAMERRGRRLLERLFTAAEIEYGLSRRRPAAALSARFAAKAALRKALGRAVPFRHVEVGRDGLGRPVLVGACLEGVAASLSMSHDGGVSLASVIVGRTP; encoded by the coding sequence GTGGAGATCGTCGGCATCGGCATGGAGATGGTCGATATCGGCCGTTTCGAGGCGGCCATGGAGCGCCGGGGACGGCGGCTTCTCGAGCGGCTCTTCACGGCCGCCGAGATCGAGTACGGTCTTTCCCGGAGGCGTCCGGCCGCGGCTCTCTCGGCGCGTTTCGCCGCCAAGGCGGCCCTGCGCAAGGCGCTGGGCAGGGCCGTGCCCTTCAGGCACGTGGAGGTCGGGCGCGACGGCCTCGGCAGGCCCGTGCTCGTCGGGGCGTGTCTCGAGGGTGTGGCCGCGTCGCTGTCGATGAGCCACGACGGCGGCGTAAGTCTTGCGAGTGTCATTGTGGGGAGGACGCCATGA